In Bythopirellula goksoeyrii, a single window of DNA contains:
- a CDS encoding alkaline phosphatase family protein, with product MTRRLAKKVLLIGWDAADWVMVQPLLEQGYLPTLAQLIAEGTSGKLATIRPVLSPMLWNSIATGKRADKHGICGFTEPLPDGSGIRPVTSTSRKTKAVWNILSQNQLTSNVVGWFASHPAEPIRGCVVTDHYVHPTPKGKDFGSLPEGVCHPERLLRPLVNLKVNPKSLDAQAILPFVPRAAEVDASKDERLGRLASLLARTSSIHAAACAIMVKEPWDFMAVYYDAIDQFGHHFMPYHPPAMEGVSEHDAEIYKDVMIGCYRFHDMMLESLLDYAGRDTTVILVSDHGFHSGSGRQDIDGFKDPVSWHRPYGVVCVRGPEIKSNNTIYGATLLDVTPTLLSLFGLPIGDDMDGRPWLEIFDKEITPSRLPSWDDLDGDSGMHSEDRREDPVEAAEAIRQLVDLGYIDAPSDDVQKTIQNTTVDLKRNLASALSDCQRIEKAIPLWEELIELALEDSPELVSYYLELARCNMQVGRLEKCEEILNKLLEHAPNETGALMMHGQLKLQCRRPEEALDYFQRAAGISTDLKSLHSAMGQAYAQLSRWSDAKLEFQKALEADEESAVALNGLAGIAIERRQFSKAVEYALRAVGLNHHFPRAHCNLGIALAESGMDEEAIQALETTVAMAPKMRVAYKWLAELYFKDGRDPEKARGYARLAGLQDCE from the coding sequence ATGACTAGACGACTTGCAAAGAAAGTTCTGCTTATAGGCTGGGACGCGGCAGACTGGGTCATGGTCCAGCCGCTCCTTGAGCAGGGCTATCTGCCGACCCTCGCACAGTTGATCGCCGAAGGCACCAGCGGCAAACTGGCGACCATTCGACCGGTTCTCTCTCCTATGTTGTGGAACTCGATTGCAACTGGCAAACGGGCCGACAAACACGGAATCTGCGGGTTTACCGAGCCTCTGCCAGATGGCAGCGGGATCCGTCCGGTCACCAGCACCAGTCGCAAAACCAAGGCAGTCTGGAACATCCTGTCACAGAACCAATTGACGAGTAATGTCGTCGGCTGGTTTGCGAGCCACCCGGCGGAACCGATCCGCGGGTGCGTCGTCACTGACCACTATGTGCACCCCACACCAAAGGGCAAAGACTTCGGCTCGCTTCCGGAAGGAGTCTGTCATCCGGAGCGTCTCCTGAGGCCGCTTGTCAACCTGAAAGTCAATCCGAAAAGCCTTGACGCGCAAGCCATTCTGCCGTTTGTTCCCCGCGCAGCTGAGGTTGACGCCTCTAAGGACGAACGCTTGGGCAGACTGGCATCGCTTCTCGCCCGCACATCGAGTATCCATGCGGCAGCCTGCGCGATAATGGTCAAAGAACCTTGGGATTTCATGGCGGTCTACTACGACGCGATTGACCAGTTTGGCCACCATTTCATGCCTTACCATCCACCCGCAATGGAAGGAGTATCTGAACATGACGCCGAAATCTACAAGGATGTGATGATCGGTTGCTATCGGTTCCACGACATGATGCTCGAGTCATTGCTCGACTATGCTGGCCGAGACACCACCGTCATACTCGTCAGCGATCATGGATTTCATAGCGGTAGTGGCCGGCAAGATATCGACGGATTCAAAGACCCTGTCAGTTGGCATCGACCCTATGGTGTAGTTTGTGTCCGCGGCCCGGAAATCAAGAGTAATAATACCATCTATGGTGCAACTCTCCTGGATGTGACGCCGACATTGTTGTCATTGTTTGGCTTGCCGATTGGCGATGACATGGACGGCCGACCGTGGCTGGAAATCTTCGATAAGGAAATCACTCCCTCACGGCTTCCCAGTTGGGACGATTTAGACGGCGACAGTGGCATGCACAGCGAAGATCGTCGCGAAGACCCAGTGGAAGCCGCCGAAGCTATTCGGCAACTCGTCGATTTGGGATACATCGATGCCCCCAGCGACGATGTTCAAAAGACTATTCAGAATACCACCGTCGATCTGAAAAGGAACTTAGCATCAGCCTTGTCGGATTGCCAGCGAATCGAAAAGGCGATTCCGTTGTGGGAAGAGCTCATCGAACTCGCTTTGGAAGATTCACCAGAGCTCGTCTCCTACTACTTGGAGTTGGCACGCTGCAACATGCAAGTGGGGCGACTTGAGAAGTGCGAAGAGATTCTCAACAAGTTGCTTGAGCATGCGCCGAATGAAACTGGCGCTCTCATGATGCACGGCCAGTTGAAACTACAATGTCGACGACCAGAGGAGGCATTAGACTACTTTCAGCGTGCAGCAGGAATCAGCACCGACTTGAAGTCTCTGCACAGTGCAATGGGACAGGCTTACGCTCAGCTTTCGAGGTGGAGCGACGCCAAACTAGAATTTCAGAAAGCGTTAGAAGCCGATGAGGAAAGTGCAGTTGCACTGAATGGGCTAGCTGGAATCGCCATTGAGCGGAGGCAGTTCTCGAAGGCAGTTGAATACGCTCTGAGAGCAGTAGGTTTGAATCATCACTTTCCGCGTGCGCACTGCAACCTGGGAATAGCTTTGGCAGAATCAGGTATGGATGAAGAAGCGATCCAGGCTTTGGAAACCACCGTGGCCATGGCACCCAAGATGCGTGTCGCATACAAATGGCTGGCCGAACTCTATTTCAAGGATGGGCGCGACCCTGAAAAAGCCCGCGGGTACGCACGTTTGGCTGGTCTTCAAGACTGTGAGTAA
- a CDS encoding PEP-CTERM sorting domain-containing protein (PEP-CTERM proteins occur, often in large numbers, in the proteomes of bacteria that also encode an exosortase, a predicted intramembrane cysteine proteinase. The presence of a PEP-CTERM domain at a protein's C-terminus predicts cleavage within the sorting domain, followed by covalent anchoring to some some component of the (usually Gram-negative) cell surface. Many PEP-CTERM proteins exhibit an unusual sequence composition that includes large numbers of potential glycosylation sites. Expression of one such protein has been shown restore the ability of a bacterium to form floc, a type of biofilm.) — protein sequence MKKNNKVSNNLSMQDVTKRLTAYSAAAGLGAFACGETAEATVVYTDVPDIVVNSANPTGGYYDMDGDTVPDFRFRFQPGYAPAGIRFQGYGASDELTNTSKGSAYYLRSFESGDSIGPGAVPTSTGFGVASPNATNFGNPTDPQYAGIRLDIAGVTHYGWVRIKTEYVGGETTLTGTIFDWAYETTPDTAIAAGAIPEPTSLALLAAGAGALAFRRRSD from the coding sequence GTATCTAACAATCTCTCCATGCAGGATGTCACCAAAAGGCTGACTGCTTATTCTGCGGCGGCAGGTCTCGGGGCGTTTGCTTGTGGTGAAACCGCCGAAGCAACAGTCGTCTATACCGATGTCCCGGACATAGTGGTGAATTCGGCGAACCCCACCGGTGGCTACTACGATATGGACGGCGACACGGTCCCGGACTTTAGATTTCGGTTCCAGCCGGGTTATGCGCCAGCCGGTATTCGGTTTCAGGGATATGGGGCTTCTGATGAACTCACGAATACGAGTAAAGGCAGTGCCTACTACTTGCGCTCGTTTGAGTCAGGAGATTCGATCGGACCGGGCGCGGTACCCACTTCTACCGGATTTGGGGTTGCCTCGCCGAATGCAACCAATTTTGGAAACCCAACAGATCCCCAGTATGCGGGAATCAGATTGGATATTGCTGGCGTAACGCATTACGGCTGGGTTCGGATCAAGACTGAATATGTTGGCGGAGAGACTACCCTTACCGGCACGATCTTCGATTGGGCCTATGAGACTACGCCGGACACCGCGATAGCAGCAGGCGCGATCCCCGAGCCCACGTCACTGGCTTTACTGGCAGCTGGCGCTGGAGCACTGGCTTTTCGTCGTCGATCGGACTGA